The proteins below come from a single Halomonas binhaiensis genomic window:
- a CDS encoding penicillin-binding protein activator gives MMISTRGPLAATLLALTLAGCSAPGVIQRTFDEDPDQLLTQAAQQQPAQAAQTRLQAADILARSERRPEALEVAKQIDDSQLKGDNLRQWALLLSELGDSEGDPQAVLRATSATKLVQFSDDQLNLLLLRQGLAFGQLGQAQKSTRILLQVQTTSGREDINDAIWAQLSTLSERQANALAQPDNAIVTGWLSLAALVRNSNGNIDQLFTQLDDWRVANTDHPANRRMPKQITAMRDLRGKQVTKIAVMLPESGPLAGVADAIEEGIRARQKVSGNSGAKLAFLDTSSASLDQLYQTAKGGGAQVVIGPLDKKDVSQLESRSSVPLPTLALNYGEGTSNTTVGLFEYGLSAEDEARQAARRGWQDGHRKASVLVPNNDWGQRVGEAFWNEWKALGGEVASAVRYSPSAPATDSTRRAVSEPRPDMLFLLALPDYARQVRPTLQYYNALKLPVYATSHLYEGRPQPNLDRDLDGVQFLDIPWQIPDAAVGGAEALPFYASYQQLRSEDNPGTFRLKAMGVDAYELARRLPQYEAIPQTRMQGATGMLGGNGDGRIYRELPWAVFVNGVPAPILAGGDTDDTASSEQR, from the coding sequence ATGATGATTTCGACTCGCGGCCCTCTGGCCGCCACGCTGCTTGCGCTGACACTGGCGGGGTGTAGCGCACCTGGCGTGATCCAAAGGACCTTCGACGAAGATCCTGACCAGCTACTGACCCAGGCTGCCCAGCAACAGCCAGCCCAGGCGGCGCAGACTCGTCTGCAAGCGGCCGACATCCTAGCACGATCCGAGCGCCGCCCCGAGGCTCTGGAAGTCGCTAAACAGATTGATGACAGCCAGCTTAAAGGTGACAACCTGCGCCAATGGGCACTGCTGCTGTCAGAGCTAGGCGACAGCGAGGGGGACCCTCAAGCGGTGCTTCGCGCTACCAGCGCGACAAAGCTCGTCCAGTTCTCCGACGATCAGCTCAACCTCCTGCTGCTACGTCAGGGGCTTGCATTTGGCCAGCTTGGCCAAGCTCAGAAATCTACCCGCATTCTTCTGCAGGTACAGACAACCTCTGGCCGCGAGGACATCAACGACGCCATCTGGGCCCAGTTATCGACCCTCAGCGAACGTCAAGCCAACGCCCTGGCCCAGCCGGACAACGCCATTGTGACAGGCTGGCTGTCACTGGCAGCCCTCGTACGCAACAGCAATGGAAATATCGACCAGTTGTTTACCCAACTGGATGACTGGCGAGTGGCCAACACGGACCACCCAGCCAACCGCCGCATGCCGAAACAGATCACGGCAATGCGCGACCTGCGGGGCAAGCAGGTTACCAAGATTGCGGTCATGCTACCCGAAAGCGGACCTCTTGCCGGCGTTGCCGACGCTATCGAAGAAGGCATCCGTGCCCGGCAGAAAGTCAGCGGCAACAGTGGTGCCAAGCTGGCATTCCTCGACACATCCAGCGCCAGTCTCGACCAGCTTTATCAGACAGCCAAAGGCGGTGGCGCCCAAGTCGTGATCGGGCCTCTGGACAAGAAGGACGTCTCCCAACTGGAGAGCCGTTCCAGCGTCCCGCTGCCCACCCTGGCATTGAACTATGGAGAAGGCACCTCAAACACGACCGTGGGGCTCTTTGAATATGGCCTCTCTGCGGAAGACGAAGCCCGACAGGCTGCTCGCCGCGGCTGGCAAGACGGACACCGCAAAGCATCTGTGCTTGTTCCCAACAATGACTGGGGCCAGCGAGTTGGCGAAGCCTTCTGGAATGAATGGAAAGCACTGGGGGGCGAAGTTGCCTCGGCGGTACGCTACTCTCCATCTGCTCCTGCGACCGACAGCACACGCCGCGCAGTAAGCGAGCCTCGCCCGGACATGCTCTTCTTGCTGGCACTTCCTGACTATGCCCGCCAAGTGCGTCCAACACTGCAGTATTACAATGCTCTCAAGCTGCCAGTCTACGCCACGTCCCATCTGTATGAAGGGCGGCCTCAGCCAAATCTGGACAGGGACCTGGATGGCGTCCAGTTCCTCGACATACCATGGCAGATCCCTGATGCCGCGGTGGGTGGTGCCGAGGCCTTGCCCTTCTATGCCAGCTACCAGCAGCTGCGCTCTGAAGACAACCCGGGCACATTCCGGCTCAAAGCCATGGGGGTAGATGCCTACGAGTTGGCTCGACGCCTGCCCCAGTACGAGGCCATACCACAGACACGCATGCAAGGAGCAACCGGCATGCTTGGTGGCAACGGCGA
- the rsmI gene encoding 16S rRNA (cytidine(1402)-2'-O)-methyltransferase — protein sequence MSDALAGSLYVVATPIGNLDDLSPRAAAVLGRVAMVAAEDTRHSARLMRHLGISPKMVSLHDHNEGGRVSQLKDVLAGGADVALISDAGTPLISDPGYVLVRELRAAGFRIVPVPGPCALVTALSAAGLPTDHFSFHGFLPAKGSARRVRLEALVKATETLVFYESPHRIRDVLGDIAVLLGGRRIVLGRELTKTFETFLDGDARTLLQLMEDDPDQARGEFVVMVAGAPKPEHGAAAEGGDVDAETLLKALLAEGVGVKQTAAVATRVLGGTKKSWYARAQSLKDGT from the coding sequence ATGTCAGACGCTTTAGCCGGTTCATTGTACGTGGTCGCCACACCGATTGGGAACTTGGATGACCTAAGTCCCAGGGCGGCGGCAGTGCTGGGACGTGTGGCCATGGTGGCTGCAGAGGATACTCGGCATAGTGCTCGCTTGATGCGTCACCTGGGAATATCACCCAAAATGGTGTCGCTACACGACCATAATGAGGGGGGGAGAGTCTCTCAGCTCAAGGATGTGTTGGCCGGTGGTGCCGATGTGGCCTTGATCAGTGATGCAGGAACGCCGCTGATCAGTGATCCGGGATATGTCCTGGTCAGAGAGTTGCGTGCTGCAGGTTTTCGCATCGTGCCGGTGCCGGGGCCCTGTGCATTGGTCACTGCCTTGAGTGCAGCGGGCTTGCCGACGGATCACTTTTCGTTTCATGGGTTCCTTCCTGCCAAGGGGAGCGCTCGTCGTGTGCGTCTGGAGGCATTGGTAAAGGCTACCGAGACGCTGGTGTTTTATGAGTCACCGCACCGTATTCGTGATGTACTCGGTGATATTGCTGTGCTACTGGGTGGGCGTCGAATTGTGCTTGGTCGTGAGCTGACCAAGACGTTTGAAACCTTTCTCGATGGCGATGCCAGGACATTGTTGCAGTTGATGGAAGACGACCCGGACCAGGCTCGCGGTGAGTTTGTTGTCATGGTCGCAGGTGCACCAAAGCCGGAGCATGGTGCAGCAGCAGAGGGTGGTGATGTCGATGCCGAGACTTTGCTCAAGGCACTGCTTGCAGAGGGAGTGGGAGTGAAGCAGACAGCAGCGGTGGCCACTCGAGTGCTTGGTGGGACGAAAAAGTCTTGGTATGCCAGGGCCCAGAGTCTGAAAGATGGGACCTGA
- the rsmH gene encoding 16S rRNA (cytosine(1402)-N(4))-methyltransferase RsmH produces the protein MPSPTSEPSVRGFAHVSVLLDGAVEALIHDPKGIYLDGTFGRGGHSRAILSRLAPEGRLLALDRDPQAIAEAANIVDPRFSIIHSEFARLGDVAREKGLHGQISGILLDVGVSSPQLDDAERGFSFLRDGPLDMRMDPSRGESAAGWLARVGEAEMAGVFKRYGEERYARRLARAIIERRKERPFTRTADLAEVIKAAHPAWEKGKHPATRVFQAIRIEINGELDQLDMALEEALEALAPGGHLVVISFHSLEDRRVKRFIRDHVRGDTQLPKGVPLRDDQIQRRLESLGKAQKASKEEVDANPRARSAVMRIARKRY, from the coding sequence ATGCCGTCACCCACTTCTGAACCTTCTGTGCGCGGCTTCGCTCATGTCAGCGTTCTGCTCGACGGCGCCGTAGAGGCGCTGATTCATGACCCCAAGGGAATCTATCTGGATGGCACCTTCGGTCGTGGCGGTCACTCCCGCGCCATCCTGTCTCGCTTGGCCCCGGAAGGGCGTCTACTGGCTCTGGACCGAGACCCGCAAGCCATTGCTGAAGCCGCGAATATCGTGGACCCCCGCTTCTCCATCATTCATTCCGAGTTTGCCCGCCTGGGCGATGTGGCTCGGGAAAAGGGCTTGCACGGCCAGATTTCCGGGATATTACTGGATGTCGGCGTATCGTCTCCTCAGCTCGATGACGCTGAACGGGGATTCAGCTTCTTGCGTGATGGTCCGCTGGATATGCGCATGGACCCCAGTAGAGGGGAGAGTGCGGCCGGGTGGTTGGCGCGTGTCGGTGAAGCGGAAATGGCAGGGGTGTTCAAGCGCTATGGCGAAGAGCGCTATGCTCGCCGCTTGGCCCGGGCCATCATCGAGCGGCGCAAGGAGCGCCCTTTTACACGGACAGCCGACCTGGCCGAAGTGATCAAGGCTGCACATCCCGCATGGGAAAAGGGCAAGCATCCGGCCACAAGGGTATTCCAGGCGATTCGTATCGAGATCAATGGTGAGCTGGATCAACTGGATATGGCCCTTGAAGAGGCCCTGGAAGCGCTGGCGCCCGGAGGGCATCTGGTAGTGATCAGTTTTCACTCGTTGGAAGATCGTCGCGTCAAGCGCTTCATTCGTGACCATGTGCGCGGCGATACTCAGCTCCCCAAGGGGGTACCATTGCGAGATGACCAGATACAGAGGCGTCTGGAATCCCTGGGCAAGGCACAGAAGGCCAGCAAGGAAGAAGTCGACGCCAATCCTCGGGCCCGCAGTGCCGTGATGCGTATCGCCCGCAAGCGTTATTGA
- the ftsL gene encoding cell division protein FtsL produces the protein MAQGRLDINAFGWPLRQTFTPRLILVLALLGACLVSALAVISVSHQTRMQYARLQSLEREQQQLQTEWGQLLLEESAWSTPSRIESMAVERLEMHLPDIHNIEVIAP, from the coding sequence ATGGCTCAAGGACGACTGGATATCAATGCTTTCGGTTGGCCGCTCAGGCAAACCTTCACACCCCGGCTCATTCTGGTGCTGGCACTGCTGGGCGCCTGTCTGGTATCGGCCCTGGCCGTGATCAGTGTTAGCCATCAGACCCGAATGCAGTATGCCCGCCTGCAAAGCCTGGAGCGCGAGCAGCAGCAGTTACAGACTGAATGGGGACAACTGCTGCTGGAAGAAAGTGCCTGGTCAACGCCGTCTCGTATCGAGAGCATGGCGGTGGAGCGTCTTGAGATGCACCTGCCTGATATTCACAATATTGAGGTGATCGCTCCATGA